The Streptomyces phaeolivaceus genome has a window encoding:
- a CDS encoding carotenoid oxygenase family protein, with amino-acid sequence MNTPPTPVVATTPLSVSSQARPVDPDQSWPTGNKWLRGPFAPWAEESAGYDLPVEGAIPEDLAGALFRISSNPRFQPRNMDRYHWWEGDGMVAALYLRDGRAAFRTGWVATDSMRFEVEQGEAVYSGFVNGGTPGRLPKGAPRAKNVANTNVGVFDDHLLVYFEGGLPTAMHPETLETFGTYDFHGGIDVLCTAHHKIDPVTGDMLFFAATGPVITWYRAEVKTGRVVDSHTIDVGVPVLMHDFVVSENYAIFFVAPNLLRLDLIAQGRPGVVWDESALPHGTQIVLMDRRTHEVKWYEAGGMFAPTHFYNAYEIGDEVVIDMHRVSRIGTPADSLTPLGSHEWFPPGYAWQWRIDTATGKVSDRRVSGIAGEFPKINDVYTGVRNRYGYFVTTRDLAPETMSDGLARHDYVKDVTTVLEGPHPLTSPSEPVFVPRADARAEDDGYLLTLWWNPETGLSELLVHDASDLVTQPLARVRLPVRVPFGFHGSWADQSVLDRSVAALRDAR; translated from the coding sequence ATGAACACGCCGCCCACCCCGGTCGTCGCGACCACCCCCCTGTCCGTGTCGTCGCAGGCCCGGCCCGTCGATCCCGACCAGAGCTGGCCGACCGGCAACAAATGGCTGCGGGGACCGTTCGCCCCATGGGCCGAGGAGAGCGCGGGCTACGACCTGCCGGTGGAGGGCGCGATCCCGGAGGATCTCGCGGGCGCCCTGTTCCGTATCTCCTCCAACCCCCGTTTCCAGCCCCGGAACATGGACCGCTACCACTGGTGGGAGGGCGACGGCATGGTCGCCGCGCTCTATCTGCGCGACGGCCGGGCCGCCTTCCGCACCGGCTGGGTGGCGACCGACTCGATGAGGTTCGAGGTGGAGCAGGGCGAGGCCGTCTACAGCGGATTCGTCAACGGCGGCACACCCGGCCGACTGCCGAAGGGCGCCCCGCGGGCCAAGAACGTGGCCAACACCAACGTCGGTGTCTTCGACGACCATCTGCTGGTCTACTTCGAGGGCGGTCTGCCCACGGCGATGCACCCGGAGACCCTGGAGACGTTCGGCACGTACGACTTCCACGGCGGCATCGACGTGCTGTGCACCGCCCACCACAAGATCGACCCGGTGACGGGCGACATGCTGTTCTTCGCCGCGACCGGGCCGGTCATCACCTGGTACCGCGCCGAGGTGAAGACCGGCCGGGTCGTCGACTCGCACACCATCGACGTCGGCGTCCCGGTCCTCATGCACGACTTCGTCGTCAGCGAGAACTACGCGATCTTCTTCGTCGCGCCCAACCTGCTCCGCCTCGACCTGATCGCCCAGGGCAGGCCCGGCGTGGTCTGGGACGAGTCCGCGCTGCCGCACGGCACCCAGATCGTGCTGATGGATCGCCGTACGCACGAGGTGAAGTGGTACGAGGCGGGCGGCATGTTCGCGCCGACGCACTTCTACAACGCCTACGAGATCGGTGACGAGGTCGTCATCGACATGCACCGGGTCTCCCGCATCGGGACCCCCGCCGACAGCCTCACCCCGCTCGGCTCCCACGAGTGGTTCCCGCCGGGCTACGCCTGGCAGTGGCGGATCGACACGGCGACGGGAAAGGTCTCCGACCGGCGGGTCTCCGGCATCGCGGGCGAGTTCCCGAAGATCAACGACGTGTACACGGGCGTGCGGAACCGGTACGGCTACTTCGTCACCACCCGTGATCTGGCACCGGAGACGATGTCCGACGGTCTGGCCCGCCACGATTACGTCAAGGACGTCACGACCGTCCTGGAGGGGCCGCACCCGCTGACCAGCCCCAGCGAACCGGTGTTCGTCCCCCGGGCCGACGCGCGCGCCGAGGACGACGGCTATCTGCTGACCCTGTGGTGGAACCCGGAGACGGGACTGAGCGAGCTGCTGGTCCACGACGCCTCCGACCTCGTCACCCAGCCGCTGGCCCGTGTCCGGCTGCCCGTGCGGGTGCCGTTCGGCTTCCACGGCAGCTGGGCCGACCAGTCCGTCCTCGACCGGAGCGTGGCCGCGCTGCGCGACGCGCGCTGA